One genomic segment of Mycolicibacterium gilvum includes these proteins:
- a CDS encoding acetyl-CoA hydrolase/transferase C-terminal domain-containing protein: MSGALRQAVRPGTTVALGDGVGALSCLDDGSSMGTALSGVAREVGSVRLVLGWLPGPVAGLEADAFGEVAALMPGWGVRDLLRTPTARFIPTRLSAIGALLAGVLRPDLLITRVVERGGELHFATEVSWQRELVQAGVPVLGIVDGAAPMASALPALDPAQVTVVGRSADGPMRLAPKAPEAVHDALADSVLRFVPEGARLQYGPGQLGTALLNRAAVPLQIDTGLLTDAVVGLERRGLLAAMPSATYLMGSDVLYDWADGKPILRGIEYTHDFVRLASGAPFVAVNTAIELDPYGQINVEGVGEKVVGGIGGHPDYCAAGAISRGGLSIIAVPSSTNGRSPLVERLSRPASTPAHDVDVIVTESGHADLRGADWSRRRHLITELFSK, translated from the coding sequence CTGTCGGGTGCGCTGCGGCAGGCGGTCCGTCCGGGAACGACCGTGGCCCTCGGCGACGGCGTCGGTGCACTGTCCTGTCTCGACGACGGCTCATCGATGGGCACGGCACTCAGCGGTGTAGCGCGCGAGGTGGGTTCGGTGCGACTCGTGCTCGGCTGGCTGCCCGGCCCGGTCGCCGGCCTCGAGGCCGACGCATTCGGCGAGGTGGCCGCCTTGATGCCCGGGTGGGGCGTCCGTGACCTACTACGAACCCCGACAGCGCGTTTCATACCCACCCGACTCTCGGCCATCGGCGCTCTACTCGCCGGGGTCCTGCGGCCCGACCTGCTCATCACGCGGGTCGTCGAACGCGGTGGCGAACTGCATTTCGCTACCGAAGTGTCCTGGCAGCGTGAACTCGTTCAGGCCGGAGTGCCGGTACTGGGGATCGTCGACGGCGCGGCGCCGATGGCCAGCGCTCTGCCTGCGCTGGACCCCGCTCAAGTGACGGTGGTCGGGCGCAGCGCCGACGGTCCGATGCGATTGGCGCCCAAGGCGCCCGAAGCGGTGCACGACGCTCTCGCCGACTCCGTGCTGCGGTTCGTCCCGGAGGGAGCCCGGCTGCAGTACGGGCCAGGCCAACTGGGCACGGCGCTGTTGAACCGCGCAGCAGTGCCGCTGCAGATCGACACCGGGCTGCTCACCGACGCCGTCGTCGGCCTCGAACGGCGCGGACTGTTGGCCGCGATGCCGTCCGCGACGTATCTGATGGGCAGCGACGTCTTGTACGACTGGGCGGACGGCAAGCCCATCCTGCGCGGCATCGAGTACACCCATGACTTCGTCCGACTTGCCTCTGGCGCACCGTTCGTCGCCGTCAACACCGCCATCGAGCTCGACCCGTACGGCCAGATCAACGTCGAAGGCGTCGGCGAGAAAGTCGTCGGCGGAATCGGTGGACACCCGGACTACTGCGCCGCAGGCGCAATCAGCCGCGGCGGGTTGTCCATCATCGCCGTGCCGTCTTCGACGAACGGCCGCTCACCCCTGGTGGAGCGACTGAGCCGTCCGGCGTCGACCCCCGCCCACGACGTCGACGTGATCGTCACCGAATCCGGTCACGCCGACCTGCGGGGCGCCGACTGGTCGCGGCGACGGCACCTGATCACCGAATTGTTCTCGAAATGA
- a CDS encoding acyl-CoA dehydrogenase family protein, with the protein MTALAPDERQELAQSVRSACERIAPEERVRAVAYGEGDPASGFDTALWDVLCNQVGVAAIALPEHLGGAGYGASALGVVAHELGRALAPVPFLGSTVLATGLLLDLADRYPDAEKRLAQLIEGRRTAAAALTGDGGLWRRSAVTLRARRRGDDWSVDGTVRHVLGGTAADDLVVVAAADDGEPAVFLLDPKIDSVDVEAERVLDGTRPMATITLTGAAAMRLSGDGPVDDLVQRNVDVALAVLSAEQVGACERVLELATAYARTREQFGRPIGSFQAIKHKCADMLVDLEWARSASHAALQAFDSEDAAIAGEAQWRASMAKAVCSESLRNAVRANVQIHGGIGFTWEDSAHLYFRRARTDEVIFGAPAQHWDRLANLTKLN; encoded by the coding sequence ATGACGGCCTTGGCGCCCGACGAACGTCAGGAACTCGCGCAGTCTGTGCGCTCCGCCTGTGAGCGGATCGCGCCAGAGGAACGGGTCCGGGCCGTCGCCTACGGAGAGGGCGATCCCGCCTCCGGTTTCGACACCGCCCTCTGGGACGTGCTGTGCAACCAGGTCGGGGTGGCAGCCATCGCGCTGCCCGAGCACCTCGGTGGCGCCGGCTACGGCGCGTCCGCGCTGGGCGTGGTCGCCCATGAACTCGGCCGGGCACTGGCGCCGGTGCCGTTCCTCGGCTCCACGGTGCTGGCGACCGGCCTGCTACTCGACCTGGCCGACCGCTACCCCGATGCCGAGAAGCGGCTGGCGCAGCTCATCGAAGGCCGGCGCACCGCGGCCGCAGCCCTCACCGGCGACGGCGGATTGTGGCGCCGATCCGCGGTGACGCTGCGCGCCAGGCGTCGCGGCGACGACTGGAGCGTCGACGGCACCGTGCGCCACGTCTTGGGCGGCACCGCCGCCGATGACCTCGTGGTGGTCGCCGCAGCAGACGACGGCGAGCCTGCGGTGTTCCTGCTCGACCCGAAGATCGACAGCGTCGACGTGGAAGCCGAACGAGTGCTCGACGGGACCCGGCCGATGGCCACCATCACCCTGACCGGGGCGGCCGCGATGCGCCTGTCTGGCGACGGCCCCGTCGACGACCTCGTCCAGCGCAACGTCGACGTCGCACTGGCAGTGCTGTCGGCCGAACAGGTCGGCGCCTGCGAACGGGTCCTCGAACTTGCCACCGCCTATGCCCGCACGCGCGAACAATTCGGCCGTCCCATCGGCAGCTTCCAGGCCATCAAGCACAAGTGTGCGGACATGCTCGTTGATCTGGAGTGGGCACGGTCGGCGTCGCACGCCGCGCTTCAGGCGTTCGACTCTGAGGATGCTGCGATCGCCGGCGAGGCGCAGTGGCGCGCCAGCATGGCGAAGGCGGTGTGCTCGGAATCGCTGCGAAATGCCGTGCGCGCCAATGTGCAGATCCACGGGGGCATTGGTTTCACGTGGGAAGACTCGGCGCATCTCTATTTTCGGCGGGCCCGAACCGACGAGGTGATTTTCGGTGCACCCGCCCAACACTGGGACCGGTTAGCAAACCTGACCAAGCTCAACTGA
- a CDS encoding SDR family NAD(P)-dependent oxidoreductase, producing MTGKGYVVVGGSAGMGLAAARALAREGASVVVVGRDADRAETAAQQVAEAGAVSAHGLSYDVSRPGQAVAAVDEAARILGRLDGIAITMGTAGMMPIDSDDDAWDTAFHDVLLATTRSVQAALPHLTATKGAIVTTAAYSVRAPHEPRLPYASLKAAVATFTRGIARTHGHAGIRANSVAPGAVETDALHAIRGYVAESKGYPYEEALERALVEDFGFDAALARPGQPDEIGALIAFLLSDVCAFVTGQTIFADGGAP from the coding sequence ATGACGGGAAAGGGCTACGTCGTCGTCGGCGGGTCGGCGGGGATGGGACTGGCGGCAGCCCGCGCGCTCGCTCGCGAGGGTGCGTCGGTCGTGGTCGTGGGGCGAGACGCGGATCGCGCCGAGACGGCCGCACAACAAGTCGCCGAAGCCGGCGCCGTCTCGGCCCACGGGTTGTCCTACGACGTGAGCCGGCCTGGCCAGGCGGTCGCCGCCGTCGACGAAGCCGCCCGCATCCTGGGCAGGCTGGACGGCATCGCCATCACCATGGGCACCGCGGGCATGATGCCTATCGACTCCGACGACGACGCCTGGGACACAGCGTTTCACGACGTGCTGCTGGCGACGACCCGCAGCGTACAGGCGGCGCTGCCCCATCTGACCGCCACCAAGGGCGCGATCGTGACCACCGCGGCCTACTCGGTGCGCGCACCGCACGAACCGCGGCTACCCTACGCCAGCCTCAAGGCCGCGGTCGCCACGTTCACCCGCGGCATCGCGCGCACGCATGGCCACGCAGGCATCCGGGCCAACAGCGTGGCGCCCGGGGCCGTGGAGACCGATGCGTTGCACGCCATCCGTGGATACGTCGCGGAGAGCAAGGGCTATCCGTACGAAGAGGCCCTCGAGCGAGCGCTCGTCGAGGACTTCGGTTTCGATGCCGCGCTCGCCCGACCCGGGCAGCCCGACGAGATCGGCGCGCTGATCGCCTTCCTGCTGTCCGATGTCTGCGCGTTCGTCACCGGACAGACCATCTTCGCCGACGGCGGGGCGCCCTAG
- a CDS encoding cytochrome P450 — protein MTDTQADSRPRAEVHLDHHSAEFREDPHGTFRKMRESGCPVAHSDHYEGFWALVDYASVFEAARDDALFNSFPSVGVPASEMPLPILPIESDPPETQELREVTLRRFSPGSAERFRESAIEMTNEAIDAFIERGECDLVGELTTPLPARLILRLLKFDESRHMDWVRWVHSTVHDRAHDPEKAGIAGMEMFGEIVKHMEERRAEGLGDDLFSDILRGTLNGKPLDDGQITMYTVLMMLGGMDTTSGFTGNVLARLCRDTDLRQQFIDDPGLIKKGTDELLRLYTPTLGLARTVSRDAEFHGQPLCQGDRAILMWAAANRDPAVFEDPDKLDLSRPNAKKQMAFGVGMHRCLGSHYAKMMFEVMMTQILKRLPDFELAAEPELFEDAGEVYAVRKLRVRFTPGKRLG, from the coding sequence ATGACCGACACTCAGGCCGACTCGCGTCCCCGCGCCGAGGTGCATCTCGACCACCACTCGGCTGAGTTTCGCGAGGATCCGCACGGCACCTTCCGCAAGATGCGCGAATCAGGTTGTCCTGTAGCGCATTCCGACCACTACGAGGGCTTCTGGGCGCTGGTCGACTACGCGTCGGTGTTCGAAGCCGCCCGCGACGACGCCCTCTTCAACTCCTTCCCGTCAGTCGGCGTGCCGGCCAGCGAGATGCCTCTACCGATCCTGCCGATCGAGTCAGACCCGCCTGAGACCCAGGAGCTGCGCGAGGTCACTCTGCGGCGGTTCTCGCCGGGTTCGGCGGAGCGGTTTCGCGAGAGCGCCATCGAGATGACCAACGAGGCCATCGACGCGTTCATCGAGCGCGGCGAATGCGACCTCGTCGGCGAGCTCACCACACCACTACCGGCGCGACTCATCCTGCGGCTGCTGAAGTTCGACGAGTCGCGGCACATGGATTGGGTGCGTTGGGTGCACAGCACCGTGCACGACCGCGCCCACGACCCGGAGAAGGCCGGGATCGCCGGCATGGAGATGTTCGGTGAAATCGTCAAGCACATGGAGGAGCGCCGGGCGGAGGGGCTGGGCGACGACCTGTTCAGCGACATCCTGCGTGGCACGCTGAACGGCAAGCCGCTCGACGACGGGCAGATCACCATGTACACGGTGCTGATGATGCTCGGGGGCATGGACACCACCAGCGGGTTCACCGGCAACGTGCTTGCCCGCCTGTGCCGCGACACCGACCTGCGCCAGCAGTTCATCGATGATCCGGGCCTGATCAAGAAGGGCACCGACGAGCTGCTGCGGCTGTATACGCCGACCCTCGGCCTCGCGCGCACGGTGTCTCGCGACGCCGAGTTCCACGGTCAGCCACTTTGTCAGGGCGACCGCGCGATCCTGATGTGGGCCGCGGCCAACCGAGACCCGGCCGTGTTCGAGGATCCCGACAAACTGGACCTGTCGCGCCCGAATGCCAAGAAGCAGATGGCATTCGGGGTCGGCATGCACCGCTGCCTCGGGTCCCATTACGCCAAGATGATGTTCGAGGTGATGATGACCCAGATCCTGAAGCGACTGCCCGACTTCGAACTGGCGGCGGAACCCGAACTCTTCGAAGACGCAGGTGAGGTGTACGCCGTGCGTAAGCTGCGGGTCAGGTTCACGCCGGGCAAGCGGTTGGGCTGA
- a CDS encoding amidohydrolase family protein yields MPLQPWMELISVDDHLIEHPKVWSDRLPTKYLDVGPKIIEWERPDNGQMCQVWEYEGRIYPYIGLNAVAGKKPEEYGVEPVRYDDMIPGCYDPKARVADMDIDGVQAMTCFPSFPRFAGAVFAEGEDKELARLCSAAWNDFHLDEWAATAPDRFIPVAMLPFWDVEASVAEIHRVAAKGAKCVTFPDLPDKLGLPSVHSDHWDPLLSAMEDTGLVLAQHFGSGGFPPPIAPDAPFAVFVTLMGTMSMTALTDWLFSHTLYRHPKLKIGLSEGGVGWIPYILERADSVWRKHRFYNNVNQDHPPSYLWKKHFHGCFIEDDFGMAVRDHIGVDQITWECDYPHSDSYWPQSRDRAAQALKDVPDDEAHKIVELNARAFYNFPRAA; encoded by the coding sequence GTGCCGTTGCAGCCCTGGATGGAGTTGATCTCGGTTGATGATCACCTGATCGAACATCCGAAGGTGTGGAGCGACCGGCTCCCGACGAAGTACTTGGACGTTGGTCCGAAGATCATCGAGTGGGAGCGCCCCGATAACGGGCAGATGTGTCAGGTCTGGGAGTACGAGGGCCGGATCTACCCTTATATCGGGCTCAACGCGGTGGCGGGCAAGAAGCCTGAGGAGTACGGCGTCGAACCGGTGCGCTACGACGACATGATTCCCGGCTGCTATGACCCCAAGGCGCGGGTCGCCGACATGGACATCGACGGCGTGCAGGCGATGACCTGCTTCCCGTCCTTCCCGCGGTTCGCCGGTGCGGTGTTCGCTGAGGGTGAGGACAAGGAACTGGCCCGGCTGTGTTCGGCTGCGTGGAACGACTTTCACCTCGACGAATGGGCCGCCACGGCGCCCGACCGGTTCATCCCGGTGGCCATGTTGCCGTTCTGGGACGTCGAGGCCAGTGTGGCCGAGATCCATCGCGTCGCGGCCAAGGGCGCCAAGTGCGTGACCTTTCCCGACCTGCCCGACAAGCTGGGATTGCCGTCGGTGCATTCCGATCACTGGGATCCGCTGCTCTCGGCGATGGAGGACACCGGTCTGGTGCTGGCTCAGCACTTCGGTTCCGGTGGTTTCCCGCCGCCGATCGCTCCGGATGCCCCGTTCGCGGTGTTCGTGACGCTGATGGGCACCATGTCGATGACCGCGTTGACCGACTGGTTGTTCAGCCACACGCTCTACCGGCATCCCAAGCTGAAGATCGGCTTGAGTGAGGGCGGCGTCGGTTGGATTCCCTACATCTTGGAGCGCGCCGACAGTGTGTGGCGCAAGCACCGCTTCTACAACAACGTCAACCAGGACCATCCGCCGAGCTACCTGTGGAAGAAGCACTTTCACGGTTGTTTTATCGAGGACGACTTCGGCATGGCGGTCCGCGACCACATCGGGGTCGACCAGATCACCTGGGAATGTGACTACCCGCACTCGGATTCGTACTGGCCGCAGAGCCGTGACCGGGCCGCCCAGGCGCTCAAGGACGTTCCCGACGACGAAGCCCACAAGATCGTCGAACTCAATGCCCGCGCGTTCTACAACTTCCCGCGGGCGGCGTGA
- a CDS encoding IS256 family transposase, whose protein sequence is MLTVVHDAEEANGGEAGRSLLDEIVGDGARQMLAAALQAEVAAYVAAFADQLDENGHRLVVGNGYHQPREVLTAAGAVQVKAPRVNDRRVDPDSGERQRFSSAILPAWARKSPQMSEVLPLLYLHGLSTSDFGPALEQFLGSGAGLSATTITRLTAQWQDEARTFAARDLSGSDYVYLWVDGIHLKVCLDQEKLCLLVMLGVRADGRKELVAITDGYRESCESWADLLRDCKRRGMTAPVLAVGDGALGFWKAVREVFPSTKEQRCWFHKQANVLAGLPKSAHPAALAAIKDIYNAEDIDKAQVAVKAFAVAFGAKYPKVVAKIVDDLDVLLEFYHYPAEHWTHLRTTNPIESTFATVRLITKVTKGPGSRAAGLAMAYKLIDAAQARWRAVNAPHLVALVRAGAVFHKGKLLERPTDITPPTPPSDGDQHTETEVA, encoded by the coding sequence ATGCTCACCGTAGTTCACGATGCCGAGGAGGCCAACGGCGGCGAGGCCGGCCGGTCGTTGTTGGACGAGATCGTCGGCGACGGAGCCCGGCAGATGTTGGCCGCTGCACTGCAGGCCGAGGTCGCCGCGTACGTAGCCGCATTCGCTGATCAGCTCGACGAGAACGGTCACCGACTGGTGGTCGGCAACGGCTATCACCAGCCGCGTGAGGTGTTGACCGCGGCCGGTGCCGTGCAGGTGAAGGCGCCGCGGGTCAACGATCGCCGTGTCGACCCCGATTCTGGTGAGCGGCAGCGGTTTTCCTCGGCGATCCTGCCGGCCTGGGCACGCAAGTCTCCGCAGATGAGTGAGGTGCTGCCGCTGCTGTATCTGCACGGCCTATCAACCAGCGACTTCGGGCCCGCACTCGAGCAGTTCCTCGGCTCGGGTGCCGGGTTGTCGGCCACCACGATCACCCGTCTGACCGCGCAGTGGCAAGACGAAGCCCGTACGTTCGCTGCCCGGGACCTGTCCGGCAGCGACTACGTCTACCTGTGGGTCGACGGCATTCACCTCAAGGTCTGCCTGGACCAGGAGAAGCTGTGCCTGCTGGTGATGCTCGGCGTGCGCGCTGACGGCCGCAAAGAGCTCGTGGCGATCACCGACGGCTATCGGGAGTCATGCGAGTCGTGGGCGGATCTGCTGCGCGACTGCAAACGCCGCGGCATGACCGCCCCAGTGCTGGCCGTCGGCGATGGCGCGCTCGGGTTCTGGAAGGCGGTGCGGGAGGTATTCCCGTCGACCAAGGAGCAGCGCTGCTGGTTCCACAAGCAGGCCAACGTCCTGGCCGGGCTGCCGAAGTCAGCGCATCCGGCCGCGCTGGCGGCCATCAAGGACATCTACAACGCCGAAGACATCGACAAAGCTCAGGTCGCGGTCAAGGCCTTCGCGGTTGCCTTCGGCGCGAAGTACCCGAAAGTGGTCGCCAAGATTGTCGACGACCTCGATGTCCTGCTGGAGTTCTACCACTACCCCGCCGAGCACTGGACCCATCTGCGTACCACGAATCCGATCGAAAGTACCTTCGCCACCGTGCGTTTGATAACGAAGGTCACCAAGGGTCCGGGATCGCGGGCCGCTGGATTGGCCATGGCCTACAAGCTGATCGACGCCGCGCAGGCCCGCTGGCGGGCCGTCAACGCCCCACATCTGGTCGCCCTCGTCCGCGCCGGAGCGGTCTTCCACAAAGGCAAACTGCTCGAACGACCCACCGACATCACCCCACCGACACCACCGTCAGACGGCGATCAGCACACCGAAACGGAGGTCGCCTGA
- a CDS encoding class I adenylate-forming enzyme family protein encodes MTAGTIAGLLDECAADRPQRPLLRDVEGHSLTVSDVAALTSAAAQWLWDAGIRPGMTVAWQMPATVNAAIVMLGLARMPVVQAPVLHLYRLREVRSAVEVANADILLVDESTASDAPQMPTVTVPPDLLARLETVTATAHPEFDGPAPTDPRWVYFTSGTTGRPKGVRHTDATLLSAARGYVSHLGVGSHPKELGTIAFPIAHVGGMVYLACALLGDFPVLLVPKVTAENLPRLIAEHEVTVTGASTAFYQMLNTAQMSAPTADLLMPSLRMLIGGGAACPPEVHRQVREHLRVPVVHAYGMTEAPMICVSEFTDSEEQLANSAGRPIPGSEVRISAGGEIELRGENLTPGYTDREQWQHARTEDGWFRSGDRGHLRPDGRIVVTGRTKDLIIRKGENVAPDELENELLAHPLVDEIAVLGQPDELRGELVCAVVRRSPRHRDVTLDELCTFLDERGLMKQKWPERLVVVDEFPLTGLGKVAKSELARQIAGGSS; translated from the coding sequence GTGACTGCTGGCACCATCGCCGGGCTGCTCGACGAGTGCGCCGCCGACAGGCCGCAACGTCCGCTGCTACGTGACGTAGAGGGCCACAGTTTGACGGTGTCAGACGTCGCCGCATTGACGTCGGCCGCAGCGCAATGGCTGTGGGATGCCGGTATACGGCCCGGCATGACGGTTGCCTGGCAGATGCCGGCAACCGTCAATGCGGCAATTGTGATGCTGGGTCTGGCTCGGATGCCCGTCGTCCAGGCGCCGGTGCTCCACCTCTACCGGCTACGAGAGGTCCGTTCGGCTGTGGAGGTCGCGAACGCCGACATCCTGCTGGTCGACGAGTCGACGGCGAGCGATGCGCCGCAAATGCCGACCGTCACGGTGCCACCCGACCTCCTCGCCAGGCTCGAAACCGTGACCGCGACAGCGCACCCGGAGTTCGACGGGCCAGCCCCGACCGACCCGCGCTGGGTGTACTTCACCTCCGGCACCACCGGTCGCCCGAAAGGCGTGCGCCACACTGACGCCACGTTGCTCAGCGCCGCCCGCGGGTACGTCTCCCACCTCGGGGTAGGCAGCCATCCGAAGGAACTCGGCACGATCGCGTTCCCCATCGCGCACGTGGGCGGCATGGTCTACCTCGCCTGCGCGCTGCTCGGCGATTTCCCTGTGCTGCTTGTCCCGAAGGTCACCGCCGAGAATCTGCCCCGGCTGATCGCGGAGCACGAGGTGACGGTCACCGGTGCCAGCACGGCGTTCTATCAGATGCTGAACACGGCCCAAATGAGTGCCCCCACAGCAGATTTGCTGATGCCCTCGCTGCGGATGCTGATCGGCGGAGGCGCCGCATGCCCGCCGGAGGTGCATCGCCAGGTGCGTGAACACCTGCGCGTGCCAGTCGTGCACGCCTACGGCATGACCGAGGCACCGATGATCTGTGTCAGCGAATTCACCGACAGCGAAGAACAACTCGCCAACAGCGCGGGCCGTCCGATCCCTGGATCGGAGGTGCGGATCAGTGCCGGCGGCGAGATCGAACTGCGCGGCGAGAACCTGACCCCGGGATACACCGATCGTGAGCAGTGGCAGCACGCGCGCACCGAGGACGGGTGGTTCCGCAGCGGCGACCGAGGCCACCTACGTCCCGACGGGCGCATCGTGGTCACCGGCCGGACCAAGGACCTGATCATCCGGAAGGGTGAGAACGTCGCGCCGGACGAGCTGGAGAACGAGCTGCTGGCCCATCCCCTCGTTGACGAGATCGCCGTGCTCGGCCAGCCCGACGAGCTGCGCGGTGAATTGGTGTGTGCGGTGGTGCGACGTTCGCCCCGCCACCGCGACGTCACCCTCGACGAGCTGTGCACATTCCTCGATGAGCGTGGACTCATGAAGCAGAAGTGGCCTGAGCGGCTCGTCGTCGTGGACGAATTCCCGCTGACGGGGCTCGGCAAGGTCGCCAAGTCCGAGTTGGCCCGTCAGATCGCAGGAGGAAGCTCATGA
- a CDS encoding acyl-CoA dehydrogenase family protein, translating into MKFRAFLDSAPKPAGLRNYGPTPTAADVEPGRAWHRYLADHGYTCLHWPVEFGGAAATVAYQAAFAEECARAGVPRQLNITGVDLVGPVLIKFGTPDQKERYLEPIRLGDAVWTQLFSEPGAGSDLAGVRTRAERTADGWRIDGQKVWSSAAASADYGLLLARTGPDKHRDLSMFIVPMDAPGVSVRPLVQMDGESKFNEVFFDGADLSDDALIGEVGQGWAVAMVTLGRERLTLGTQAVAMFQLHERMVNAARDHDLLDPVLSRSMTRLWTRMWLLRYTWQRAIDSGDLTSSAFSVLKLMTSETDQDLGDVATEVLGTDACVDPADSGEAADLVHHMLVGRAQTILGGTSEIQRNILGERVLGLPKEPR; encoded by the coding sequence ATGAAGTTTCGTGCGTTCCTCGACAGCGCGCCCAAACCGGCCGGGTTGAGGAACTACGGACCCACGCCCACCGCGGCCGACGTCGAGCCGGGCCGTGCGTGGCACCGCTATCTGGCCGATCACGGCTACACGTGTCTGCATTGGCCGGTCGAATTCGGCGGCGCCGCAGCCACCGTGGCCTACCAGGCTGCCTTCGCCGAGGAGTGCGCCCGAGCGGGAGTGCCCCGTCAGCTGAACATCACGGGCGTAGATCTGGTCGGCCCGGTGTTGATCAAGTTCGGCACCCCAGACCAGAAGGAGCGTTACCTCGAACCGATTCGGCTCGGTGACGCCGTCTGGACACAGCTGTTCTCCGAACCGGGCGCGGGATCGGATCTGGCCGGCGTGCGGACACGAGCCGAGCGCACCGCCGACGGGTGGCGGATCGACGGCCAGAAGGTGTGGAGTTCGGCGGCGGCATCGGCCGACTACGGGCTCCTGCTGGCCCGCACCGGCCCCGACAAGCACCGCGACTTGTCGATGTTCATTGTCCCGATGGATGCCCCGGGAGTCTCGGTGCGGCCGTTGGTCCAGATGGATGGCGAGAGCAAGTTCAACGAGGTTTTCTTCGACGGTGCCGATCTCAGCGACGATGCACTGATAGGTGAGGTCGGACAAGGCTGGGCCGTGGCGATGGTGACGTTGGGCCGCGAACGCCTGACACTGGGAACCCAAGCCGTGGCGATGTTCCAGCTGCATGAGCGGATGGTCAACGCCGCGCGTGACCATGACCTCCTCGACCCGGTGCTGTCGCGGTCCATGACCCGGTTGTGGACCCGGATGTGGCTCTTGCGCTACACCTGGCAACGTGCGATCGATTCAGGCGATCTCACGTCGTCTGCATTCTCCGTGCTCAAGTTGATGACCTCGGAGACTGATCAGGACCTTGGCGACGTGGCCACCGAGGTGCTCGGCACCGACGCGTGCGTCGACCCAGCCGACTCCGGTGAGGCGGCCGATCTCGTGCACCACATGCTTGTGGGGCGGGCGCAGACGATTCTCGGTGGCACCAGCGAGATTCAGCGCAACATCCTGGGTGAGCGGGTGCTGGGGCTCCCGAAGGAGCCCCGATGA
- a CDS encoding SDR family NAD(P)-dependent oxidoreductase, translating to MPEGPLTGKVVLVTGGGRGIGRGHCLELARQGAAVVVNDPGVGRDGSSGDGAGPAADVVGEIESAGGKAIAHTGSVSSWDDVADMVSTAVDTFGSLTGVVNNAGILRDSMVAASTEADWDSVIAVHLKGTFAVTRRACEYWRAQFKAGNLIDAHIVNTVSGAGLWGNVGQSAYGAAKAAIANLTIVTAMEAQRYGVAVNAISPLAMSRMTQEVFGSRADDPALDPARSSPVVAWLQSAQSSWLTGQILRINGDKLTRIHGFTEAPGAYHAKDGNSLAFSEIGQAVSWLYGTSPRGLAGPLPAD from the coding sequence ATGCCTGAAGGCCCTCTGACCGGCAAGGTCGTGCTCGTCACCGGAGGCGGACGCGGCATCGGCCGCGGCCATTGCCTCGAGCTGGCCCGCCAAGGCGCGGCCGTCGTCGTGAACGACCCCGGTGTTGGCCGGGACGGCTCCAGCGGTGACGGAGCAGGTCCCGCTGCAGACGTCGTCGGTGAGATCGAATCGGCGGGCGGCAAGGCGATCGCGCATACCGGTTCGGTGTCCTCGTGGGACGACGTGGCCGACATGGTGTCCACCGCCGTCGACACGTTCGGGTCCCTGACTGGTGTGGTCAACAATGCCGGCATCCTGCGCGACTCCATGGTCGCCGCGTCCACCGAGGCCGACTGGGACAGCGTCATCGCTGTGCATCTCAAGGGCACGTTCGCGGTCACCCGGCGTGCCTGTGAATACTGGCGGGCGCAATTCAAGGCGGGCAACCTGATCGACGCGCACATCGTCAACACGGTGTCGGGCGCGGGCTTGTGGGGCAATGTCGGGCAGAGCGCCTACGGCGCGGCGAAGGCCGCCATCGCCAACCTGACCATCGTCACCGCGATGGAAGCTCAGCGTTACGGCGTTGCGGTCAACGCGATCTCGCCGCTGGCGATGTCACGGATGACCCAGGAGGTGTTCGGCAGCCGCGCTGACGACCCCGCGCTGGATCCCGCTCGCAGCTCGCCGGTGGTCGCCTGGCTCCAGTCCGCGCAGTCATCGTGGCTCACCGGCCAGATCCTGCGCATCAACGGTGACAAGCTCACCCGAATCCACGGCTTCACCGAGGCACCCGGCGCCTACCACGCCAAAGACGGTAATTCCCTTGCATTCTCCGAGATCGGTCAGGCCGTCAGCTGGCTCTACGGCACCTCGCCGCGGGGACTGGCCGGGCCGCTACCCGCTGACTAG